A single genomic interval of bacterium harbors:
- a CDS encoding pirin family protein translates to MQIRKASERGHFKNEWLDSYHTFSFGEYFDPKHMGFKTLRVINEDVVAPGAGFPTHPHQNMEIVTYVLSGELAHKDSMGNGSVIKPGDVQRMTAGTGVTHSEFNNSQESPVHLLQIWILPNQQSLKPGYEEIRFNPEQKHNRLCLVASPQGHEGTVKIHQDAYIYASLLGGSHAVEHRIEKGRGVWVQAISGVISVDNILLSKGDALSIINEEYIKIAAEEDAEFLLFDLK, encoded by the coding sequence ATGCAAATACGTAAAGCAAGTGAAAGAGGTCATTTTAAAAACGAATGGCTCGATTCGTACCATACTTTTTCGTTTGGTGAGTATTTTGATCCCAAACACATGGGCTTTAAAACCTTGCGCGTCATTAACGAAGACGTAGTGGCTCCCGGGGCGGGTTTTCCCACCCATCCTCACCAAAACATGGAAATTGTGACCTATGTGCTCTCCGGCGAACTGGCCCATAAAGATAGCATGGGTAACGGTTCGGTCATTAAACCCGGCGATGTACAACGCATGACGGCGGGTACCGGTGTTACGCATAGCGAGTTTAATAACTCGCAAGAATCACCCGTGCATCTTTTGCAAATCTGGATTTTACCCAACCAACAAAGTTTAAAGCCCGGCTATGAAGAAATAAGATTCAATCCAGAGCAAAAACACAATCGTTTGTGTTTAGTAGCCTCTCCTCAGGGGCACGAAGGAACCGTAAAAATTCATCAAGATGCCTATATTTACGCTTCGCTCTTGGGTGGTAGCCATGCGGTTGAACATCGCATCGAAAAAGGGCGCGGTGTTTGGGTGCAGGCTATTAGTGGAGTTATCAGTGTTGATAATATCCTTCTTTCAAAGGGCGATGCGCTCTCTATTATAAACGAAGAATATATTAAAATAGCGGCCGAAGAAGATGCGGAATTTCTTCTCTTTGATCTCAAATGA